One Methanobacteriales archaeon HGW-Methanobacteriales-1 DNA window includes the following coding sequences:
- the mch gene encoding methenyltetrahydromethanopterin cyclohydrolase: protein MVSVNLEAKKTVDEMIAKADSLNIKVEKLDNGSTVIDCGVNVSGSLKAGELYTKVCLGGLAEVGISIPGDLSESFALPSVKIKTNSPAISTLGAQKAGWSVSVGDFFALGSGPARALAKKPAETYKEIGYEDDADIGILTLEADKLPGTDVTDKIAEDCGISSENVFVLVAPTSSLVGSIQIAGRVVENGTYKMLEALHFDVTKVKFAAGIAPIAPVDPDGLKAMGKTNDAVLFGGRTYYYIESEEGDDIKALAEQLPSSASEGYGKPFYDIFKEAEYDFYKIDKGMFAPAEVVINDLRTGELFRAGSVNVDLLKKSFGL from the coding sequence ATGGTTAGTGTTAATTTAGAAGCAAAAAAAACCGTAGATGAAATGATTGCAAAAGCTGACTCGCTTAATATTAAAGTAGAAAAATTGGACAATGGTTCTACTGTAATTGACTGTGGAGTGAATGTATCTGGAAGTTTAAAGGCAGGAGAATTATACACCAAGGTATGTCTTGGAGGACTGGCCGAAGTGGGAATATCTATTCCTGGAGACTTATCAGAAAGCTTTGCCTTACCATCTGTTAAAATTAAAACCAATTCCCCAGCTATTTCCACTTTAGGAGCACAAAAAGCTGGATGGTCTGTAAGTGTAGGAGACTTCTTTGCCTTAGGTTCTGGACCTGCTCGTGCTTTAGCTAAAAAACCAGCGGAAACTTATAAAGAAATTGGATATGAAGACGACGCCGATATAGGTATTTTAACCTTAGAAGCAGACAAGCTCCCTGGAACTGATGTTACTGATAAAATTGCTGAAGATTGCGGTATATCCTCAGAAAACGTCTTTGTCCTGGTAGCCCCTACTTCTTCTCTGGTTGGATCCATTCAAATTGCAGGAAGAGTTGTAGAAAACGGTACCTACAAAATGCTGGAAGCACTTCACTTTGATGTCACTAAAGTGAAATTCGCTGCAGGTATTGCTCCTATTGCACCAGTTGACCCGGACGGCCTTAAAGCTATGGGAAAAACCAACGATGCTGTTTTATTCGGTGGAAGAACTTACTACTACATTGAATCTGAAGAAGGCGACGATATTAAAGCACTAGCTGAACAATTACCATCCTCTGCATCTGAAGGATACGGAAAGCCATTCTATGACATATTCAAAGAAGCTGAATACGATTTCTACAAAATAGACAAAGGCATGTTTGCCCCGGCTGAAGTGGTTATTAACGACCTGCGGACTGGAGAACTATTTAGAGCAGGATCTGTTAATGTAGATCTTCTAAAGAAGTCCTTTGGATTATAA
- a CDS encoding thymidylate synthase, which translates to MATLIEVSEIAEGWEKLVKKIMKEGAEIRDERGSLTKELLNVMVSIKNPLGKAQSNNFYLNNLTDKLASIKDIRVPEGYFWRGEKLETYSEQFISADLQGFIYTYGNRLRAHFNDVDQIQEAIDRLKNCQESRRAISVTWDPNMDTKSDEVPCMILVDFKIRDNKLQTTALWRSHDIYGAWFPNAVGLTYLAQYVAGEVGLDLGSVTIHSISAHIYEVNFNEAHNY; encoded by the coding sequence ATGGCTACTTTAATTGAAGTTTCAGAGATTGCAGAGGGCTGGGAAAAACTGGTCAAGAAAATTATGAAAGAAGGGGCCGAAATTAGGGATGAGCGAGGCTCTCTCACTAAAGAACTTTTAAATGTCATGGTTTCCATTAAAAATCCATTGGGAAAGGCACAATCAAATAATTTTTATCTTAATAACTTAACTGATAAATTAGCAAGTATAAAAGATATAAGGGTTCCTGAAGGCTATTTCTGGCGAGGAGAAAAGTTAGAAACTTATTCTGAACAGTTTATTAGTGCTGACCTCCAGGGATTTATATATACCTATGGAAATCGTCTCAGAGCACATTTTAATGATGTTGATCAAATTCAAGAAGCAATAGATCGCTTAAAAAATTGTCAAGAATCAAGAAGGGCCATTTCAGTTACCTGGGACCCTAATATGGATACTAAAAGCGATGAAGTACCCTGCATGATTTTGGTGGACTTTAAAATCCGAGATAATAAACTTCAAACCACGGCTTTATGGAGATCCCATGATATTTATGGGGCCTGGTTCCCTAATGCTGTCGGATTGACCTATCTGGCCCAGTATGTTGCTGGGGAAGTGGGACTGGATTTAGGTTCGGTTACTATTCATTCCATTAGTGCCCATATCTATGAAGTTAACTTCAATGAGGCCCATAATTATTAA
- a CDS encoding phenylalanine--tRNA ligase subunit beta gives MPVITFDYKDLEDLGIEISKEKLIDILPMMGSDIEDFDDESIKVEFFPNRPDQLSVEGVARSLKGFLGIEKGMPIYPVKDSGLEVFVDEKITNIRPYISFALIKNIKMDEKKLKQIMEFQEDLHWVIGRDRKKVAIGIHNLDVIEGPFYYNAMKGDEICFTPLESISEMTPLEVLQEHPKGVKYAHLMEKFEAYPVITDKDNNVLSMPPIINGELTKLTEETENVLVDVTGTDQKAVDYALNIICASFGEVGGEIESLQIVYPDRTVITPDFTPKTKTLGVVKTCQYSGLDLDADKIKDLIAKARMDAEIISEDELIVTIPAYRVDILHEADLIENVAVEYCFNNIESYLPDIATIANENKWYTSDNLLREVMVGLGFQEIMSLMLTSEEKHYHNLRLEEDERVEVSQPISQDRTMIRKSLLNGLMEFLEDNKHEELPQRIFEIGDVIYIDEGAETCTKVNKKIAGAIIHSHANFTEIKSTVASFLENTGYTLNIEPFDHPSFINGRCAKVNGGHVDGKNSIEGFFGEIHPEVITNFNMEYPIVAFELQLVGK, from the coding sequence ATGCCAGTTATAACATTTGATTATAAAGATTTAGAAGATTTAGGCATTGAAATAAGCAAAGAAAAACTTATTGACATTTTACCCATGATGGGAAGCGATATTGAAGACTTTGATGACGAAAGCATTAAAGTAGAATTCTTTCCCAACCGACCAGACCAATTATCTGTAGAAGGAGTGGCCCGGAGTTTAAAGGGATTTTTAGGCATAGAAAAAGGAATGCCCATTTATCCAGTAAAAGATTCAGGTCTTGAAGTTTTTGTGGATGAGAAAATAACTAATATTCGCCCATATATCAGTTTTGCCCTCATAAAAAACATTAAAATGGATGAAAAAAAGCTAAAACAAATCATGGAATTCCAGGAAGATCTTCACTGGGTAATTGGTAGAGATAGGAAAAAAGTAGCCATTGGAATCCATAATTTAGATGTTATTGAAGGCCCATTCTATTATAATGCCATGAAAGGCGATGAAATCTGTTTCACCCCCCTGGAGTCCATATCCGAAATGACTCCCTTAGAAGTGCTTCAGGAACATCCTAAAGGTGTGAAATACGCCCATTTAATGGAAAAATTTGAAGCATATCCCGTTATTACAGATAAAGATAACAATGTCCTGTCCATGCCACCTATAATTAATGGTGAGCTTACTAAACTAACCGAAGAGACAGAAAATGTTCTGGTTGATGTGACTGGAACTGATCAAAAGGCAGTGGACTATGCCTTAAACATTATCTGTGCTTCCTTTGGAGAAGTAGGTGGTGAAATAGAATCACTGCAAATTGTCTATCCTGATCGAACGGTTATTACTCCAGATTTTACACCAAAGACCAAGACTTTAGGAGTGGTCAAAACATGTCAATACAGTGGCCTGGATCTGGATGCTGATAAAATTAAAGATCTAATTGCTAAAGCCAGAATGGACGCTGAAATAATTTCAGAAGACGAATTAATAGTTACTATTCCAGCTTACCGGGTTGATATCCTCCATGAAGCAGATTTAATTGAAAATGTGGCAGTGGAATATTGTTTCAATAATATTGAATCATATTTACCTGATATTGCCACTATAGCTAATGAAAATAAGTGGTACACCTCAGACAATCTCTTAAGAGAAGTTATGGTGGGCCTGGGCTTCCAGGAAATTATGAGCTTAATGTTGACCAGTGAAGAAAAACATTATCATAATTTGAGGTTGGAAGAGGACGAAAGGGTGGAAGTTTCACAACCTATTTCCCAGGACCGGACCATGATTCGTAAAAGTCTTTTAAATGGATTAATGGAGTTTTTAGAAGATAATAAGCACGAAGAACTGCCACAGAGAATATTTGAAATTGGTGATGTTATCTATATTGATGAAGGAGCTGAAACCTGCACCAAAGTCAACAAAAAAATAGCTGGTGCCATAATTCATTCCCATGCTAATTTCACTGAAATAAAATCTACCGTGGCCTCATTTTTAGAAAATACTGGCTACACTTTAAATATAGAACCCTTTGACCACCCTTCTTTTATAAATGGCCGCTGTGCTAAAGTGAATGGTGGGCATGTTGATGGAAAAAATAGTATTGAAGGTTTCTTTGGAGAAATACACCCCGAAGTCATAACCAATTTCAATATGGAATATCCAATTGTGGCCTTTGAGCTACAATTAGTTGGAAAGTAG